gttaaaatattattattttaataactAATTATACTTTGGAATAATATTTATGACATCAAGAAACGTAACTCATCAAAGATACTAAGTCATAACAATTAAGACTAAGTCAATGTACGACCCATCCGTCTTATAAACCATAGCACGTGTGTAGGTAGTCGTGCGACCGAGAAGAAGCTTTGAGTTATACCAGTATACAAGACGCAAGATTGTGaattcatgtcccccttttcttttaattgttttcagttttataactttgggggtgaaatacatgttacaaatgtttcgatgattacaaatggtatggttagctaaggaatgaactgttagatcatgtgaatgagtaggcgttaacttaagaccattaatccttgtataaggactgaggggcatgagtgatagatctattgggtgttgcgagccccacccatgagcccgcgggttggaccatgtggtgactatgtcgttcccgcCGGATGGCTCGGTACGAAACACGCATaaagggttgagtcttcctacaccgttacacacatattaatgtattagctacacattaattgatctattcatagacgctttcatgccggtttacaaatacatacatacaaacgtTTACAATGttattcgtgcacacatacaaacacaggaactcgctcaacttttgttgatgttttcaaactatatgtatttcaggaaattgagaatggatctggcgggcgttcaAGGTTTACAAGTTGTGTCTACAATAAATAATGTCATCCGCACTTTTGTAGGGTTTGAATTGGATGTCTTATCCTAGATAGGACATTCACTTCAAAGCCTTGTTTTATCAATGTATTGTGTCAAGTCCGTTATGGAACGTAAAACTTTGGTTGGTTTGTATTATTGAACCTGAAGTATGTGTTTGGTTCTAAAACAATATAGTTTTGTATTATTTTGAAACTTAATTATGGATGAATATCGTGGTTcctatcatatagttgtttgttatgattgaatgcaatgatattaagcaagtcacaaaGTGAGGGTGAGGGTGTGACAGAGAGTACATGCAATTTGGTGTAAAGATAAACCACAAAaccaaattttatttatttatgtaatTTATAAAATGACATGAATTATCCATCTTTCTTCTCCCCCACAAACTTAACAATGGCGGTTCTCAACTTCGCCTTGTGTTGTCTCCCCCCTTCCAAACTCTCTTCTCTCCCATTTCTTCAGATCCCTAACTCTTCACATGTAAAATCTAAATTCCCCAATTCTTACATGTTTAATCTTATGAACATAAATGTAACGACTAAATTATATTTACAGGGACGGGCCCAGATCAAATTCACATTCACTGATGATTCTTCCATCAATCTGGCGTCCAAAGCATGCATTACAGCTTTAATATCTGCTTCCCTCTTCTTTGCTGCTGATCCTGCTCTTGCATTCAAGGTTACTTTTTATCATAATCATGATATAATCTGGAATTGGATTGAAGTTTTGAACTTTTGATACAGGGTGGAGGACCCTATGGTTCTGAAGTCACCAGAGGACAAGATCTTACTGGAAAAGATTTTAGTGGCAAGACTTTGATCAAGCAAGATTTCAAAACGGTATTCATCTTTTCAATTTTGGATATACATTTCAAATTCAACCCAATTTGTTGATTTTATCTTATCTGTAATTACAGTCCATTTTGAGACAAGCTAATTTCAAGGCTGCAAAGCTGGTTGGAGCAAGCTTCTTTGATGCTGATTTAACAGGTTTTCTTAATTTGTTTTTGGTGATCAAAATCTAGAGTTATATATGTTGTTGGAACTGAGAAATTGCACGCCCCGTTGGAATTGGGTCGGTCCCAAACCAGATGATGAACTGGACTTAAAcgtaggggctgtttgtttagctcttaatggttcacaCTGTTTGTTTCACAAGCAAGCAGATGTCTGAacggttcagacatttgcctctgaatggttaagcattatactgagtttGGATGGTTAAGACCTAtaatctgaattggttagacatttgcctctgaacggttaagcattatactggctcttaatggttcagacctcttactgattcagcacttaatggttcagacctcttattgtaGTGAAAGAAAAGAAAATCGATTTTTGACCGGATAGGTACAGACCAGGCTGAGAACCGCCTTTTTTTAGCTGCTATAGGGAACCGAGAAACATACCTAGTTATATCTTGCCTACTTGGTGTTCTAAGAATTTGTAGTAATTCAGATGCTAATCTTGTGTATGCTTGGTAGACGATCTGGTAGTGTGCTAGCCCGTCTTCTATCGAGTGTTTAGGCGGGCCAAGTGCGAATGGGCTTAGTTGTTGAACTTAATTATCGATTAAGATCCTCAGCCGAATAAGCCTGTAAAGTCTCCCCCTCCCCTCCTACTGTTACACACACCACTAAA
This genomic stretch from Helianthus annuus cultivar XRQ/B chromosome 8, HanXRQr2.0-SUNRISE, whole genome shotgun sequence harbors:
- the LOC110872616 gene encoding thylakoid lumenal 15 kDa protein 1, chloroplastic yields the protein MNYPSFFSPTNLTMAVLNFALCCLPPSKLSSLPFLQIPNSSHGRAQIKFTFTDDSSINLASKACITALISASLFFAADPALAFKGGGPYGSEVTRGQDLTGKDFSGKTLIKQDFKTSILRQANFKAAKLVGASFFDADLTGADLSDADLRGADFSLANVTKANLTNANLEGALVTGNTSFKGSIITGADFTDVPLREDQKEYLCKIADGVNPTTGNDTRETLFCK